gtatatatatatgtatatatatgtatatatatgtatatatatgtatatatatatgtatatatatatgcatatatatatacacatatatgtatatgtatatatatatgcatatatatatacacatatatgtatatgtatatatatatgcatatatatatatacacatatatgtatatgtatatgtatatatatatgcatatatatatacacatatatgtatatgtatatgtatatatatatgcatatatatacacatatatgtatatgtatatatatgcatatatatacatgtatatgtatatatatatgcatatatatacacatatatgtatatatacatattaatgtatatatacacatatgcacacatatatgtatatatacatatatatggatatatatatatatatatatatatataaatatgtatgtataatgtgtgtgtgtgtgtatgtttatgtatatatacatatatatacatatatatgtatatattcatacacacatacatatgtgtgtatatatatattagtgtgtgtgtgtgtgtgtgtgtatgtgtgtatgtgtgtgtatgtgtgtatgtgtgtgtgtgtgtgtgtgtgtgtgtgtgcatgtatatatatgtgtgtgcgcgtgtgtatacatatatatgtgtgtatatatatacatatacatatatacatatacatatatacactgtatgtatggttatcagtttgtttgtgtgtgtgtgtttgcgtatatacacacatatatgtatgtatatatagatccatatCATGTACTTCACGTGTCCGGATTTCCCTTAGATATTTCCGGACGCGTGACTAAACATTTTCCTCCATAAATCGTATGGTCTTACCTGTTCCTTAtcttcataatacatacatacatatatataaataaataaatatatatatatatatatatatatatatatatatatgtgtgtgtgtgtgtgtgtgtgcatgcacacacacacacacacacacacacacacacacacacacacacacacacacacacacacacacacacaaagaacgaaCACatagcttgattttttttctgaatatgatGAAATTTAAGGATAAGATTTTCTTGCAAGAAACACGCCATCAGTTTGGCATTTATTTCATATCAAAGGTACAGTGACCATCCCGGTAACTAAATCCAGTCGCACCTTATTTTAGGATTACGGTGAATAGGAAGAAACAGAGGACTACATCAGCTGAGAATTACAAGCTATACTAAAAGCTATCAGTTTTCGAAAGTTTAAGGCCATTGCCCCATGTCCTAACTACGCGGGTGCCTTCCTATCTCCTCTGGCCTCAGTATGTCGCAAGACACACAAGGTGAACGGCGTATCGTATCGCACTGTTACCATGAACGTTCTTGGCCCTGTTTTCGTTGTTCTCCTCTTTGGAGCCACAACAGCCGAGGAGAAACTTGGAGAACTTCAGGAAAATGTGCAGAACTCCACAACGCCATCCGCAGTCACAATAGAAGATGGGAATTTCGGTGTCTTTAACGAGTTCGTTAATGGCTTAAGTCACCTCTATTCTGCTCTTGATAATCCTAACTCCAGCTGGACAACGGCATCTAATATTCCTCAGTCAGCCGAAAACATATCCACTCCTATACCAGGGGAAGTTCAAAGTGAAGCTGTTCCTCAGAATCGGAGTATTGGCATAGAGAACCTGTTCAGCCTGGTTGTTCGTATTAAAGCCTTAAGTGATGATTTCAGGAAATCCTACACAGACAAAATGGAGAACACGACTTCCACTGCGACAGAAAACCATCCAAGCCAAGTGCCATCGTCGACGCTAACGCCTTCGGCATCCCCACGACCAGATTTCAATCCTTTCATAGCTGCCGTGAACGACCTGTCGCAGACGTACGATCAGTATATCAATGCCAGTCATGACCGCATATTGGCCTCACCTACAGCTGCGCCTGTCACCGCTCAGGACGGTCTGCAGTCCGCCATATCAGCACTGGAAGACCTTCTGGCAGCACACCAAAAATACCACAACGCCTCGATCAACAACCCGAATGCGTCCGTGGCTCCAGTCCTTAATTCTGAGGACAATATCACGGGCCTCCTGAAGATCATTGAAGAGCTGGGGCAACTGGCTGCCTTCCCTGACCCTCACTTGACCAGCCGTGCCA
This genomic interval from Penaeus chinensis breed Huanghai No. 1 chromosome 11, ASM1920278v2, whole genome shotgun sequence contains the following:
- the LOC125030581 gene encoding uncharacterized protein LOC125030581, with the protein product MNVLGPVFVVLLFGATTAEEKLGELQENVQNSTTPSAVTIEDGNFGVFNEFVNGLSHLYSALDNPNSSWTTASNIPQSAENISTPIPGEVQSEAVPQNRSIGIENLFSLVVRIKALSDDFRKSYTDKMENTTSTATENHPSQVPSSTLTPSASPRPDFNPFIAAVNDLSQTYDQYINASHDRILASPTAAPVTAQDGLQSAISALEDLLAAHQKYHNASINNPNASVAPVLNSEDNITGLLKIIEELGQLAAFPDPHLTSRATTVALPSTTTVTTDAPTSPATCEPPLQEIAYRMCILVVKDKRLNWYDAGAYCRARGGQLAQDSVVIKTRRYLNELYGEEGLRVRWPFWVGGHEVTEEGAWRWQWTDGGLVSSFLWSHKQPRYYSSNVTPRGSCMILDGFQAFYGGSLPCHLRRRFVCQMWK